The following DNA comes from Qingshengfaniella alkalisoli.
CCCCCAATAGGCAATCCCTGCCAGTTTTATGTCCCCCGGTTCCGGTGCTGGGGCGCTAGAACCTTGATTCCATGTCGCTCCCTCCGCAGGGCCGTTCCGGGCGGGAAAGCTGCCGAAAACCTGAATTCACTATATACACGGATATTGATTTTGCCAAATATTCATTTAAAGCGTAAATTCATAATGAGCAGGAAATAACGTCCCCGCGGGGACAGGAGGCAGAATGTTTACACACGCCGACCTGGCGCAGCTACAGGCGCAGTCACTGAAAATGCAGGGCTGGATCCGACGTCAGACATATTCACCCGAGCTTGAGAAGACCCTGCGCCGCTTTTCCAGTTGGGAGGTGGCGGAGTTGATCCTCAATGTAAACCAATCGACATTGCGCGGGCGGCTCGCCAATGACCCCACCCTGCCCCAGGGTATGGTCGAAGAAGACGGGCGGCAGCGCTGGTACACGCTGGAAGAAATCAATGAACTTCGCCGCCGCGTGAAGCTGAACCGCAAATCCCTGATGCCTTATCGCCCGCAGGGCAAACGCGCGGTGCGCGCGGCGATTGCCAACTTCAAGGGCGGCGCGGGTAAATCGACGGTCGCGCTTCACTTCGCTCATGCTGCGGCGCTGGATGGTTACCGTGTTCTCTGCGTGGATTTCGACCCGCAGGCGACGCTCAGTCATTCGATGGGCTTGTCTGACATAACCGAGGATTTCACCGTATGGGGTATCATGGCCCGCGATCTGGTGCATGAAACCGAACGAATGAATTCCGCCGCGCGCGGCGCGGAGAGCGGCGCCAGCCTGCCCCAGCGCAAGTTGCCCGCCGCGATCACCGAGATGGGCATTGCCGATCTGCGCGCCGGTGACTTCATCAAGCCGACCAGCTGGCCGACGATCGACATCGTGCCGTCCTGTGCCAACGCGGCCTTCGTTGAATTTGCCAGCGCCCAGTACCGGCATGTGAACCCGGAATGGTCGTTTTTCGCGGCGGTGTCGCGCTACCTCGATACGCTGCCCGATGATGCCTATGACCTGATCATCTTCGACTGTCCGCCCGCGATTGGGTATCAGTCGATGAACGCGGTGTTTGCCGCGGATGTGCTCTATATCCCGTCCGGTCCGGGCTACTGGGAATACGATTCCACCACCAGCTTCATCGGTCAGCTGTCCGAGGCCCTGGAGGATCTGGCGCGGTTTTCGGGAGGTGTCCCCGCGGGGACACTCAACCTGCCCAAGGCGTTTCAAGACATCCGCTTCTTGCTGACACGGTATGAACCCAACAACGAATTGCACCGCGCGATGCGTTCGGCATTTGAAAAGGTTTTTGGCGACAGGTTGGCCGAGAACGCAATCGAAATGACCCGTGCGGTGGAGCAGTCCGGACGCTTCCTCAGTTCCATCTATGAAACAGACTACCGTGACATGACCCGTGAAACATGGCGGCGTGCGCGCGCGTCCTTTGATGGCGCATACGAGGAATTCCGCACAAACCTGTGCGCGGCATGGGATCAACTGGAGGCAGATAGATGAGCAAGAGACGTGTGTTCGATATCGACTTTCCCGATGAAGAACCGGCACCCGAACAGCCAAGTGCAGAACCTGTGGGGCGCCGCGGGCCAATGGCGTCAGCCATCGGTGAAAATGCCGACGCCCTGCGCGAACGGCAACAAGCCGAGGCCGCGATCCGCGAGGAAAACGACCGGCTTGCGCATGAACATGTCCGGCTGAAAAAGGCAGGGCTGGTCACCGATCTGATCCCGATCGATGCGATCCGGGCGGAGAAACTGGCGCGCGACCGCAAGCCGGGACGCGA
Coding sequences within:
- a CDS encoding AAA family ATPase is translated as MFTHADLAQLQAQSLKMQGWIRRQTYSPELEKTLRRFSSWEVAELILNVNQSTLRGRLANDPTLPQGMVEEDGRQRWYTLEEINELRRRVKLNRKSLMPYRPQGKRAVRAAIANFKGGAGKSTVALHFAHAAALDGYRVLCVDFDPQATLSHSMGLSDITEDFTVWGIMARDLVHETERMNSAARGAESGASLPQRKLPAAITEMGIADLRAGDFIKPTSWPTIDIVPSCANAAFVEFASAQYRHVNPEWSFFAAVSRYLDTLPDDAYDLIIFDCPPAIGYQSMNAVFAADVLYIPSGPGYWEYDSTTSFIGQLSEALEDLARFSGGVPAGTLNLPKAFQDIRFLLTRYEPNNELHRAMRSAFEKVFGDRLAENAIEMTRAVEQSGRFLSSIYETDYRDMTRETWRRARASFDGAYEEFRTNLCAAWDQLEADR